In one window of Psychrobacter sp. P2G3 DNA:
- a CDS encoding proton-translocating transhydrogenase family protein — protein MSSTPFVAIFTVFVLAIFVGYYVVWGVTPALHTPLMAVTNALSSIVIVGAMLQTVTIDGAIFTPTSLLGAFAVFLASINIFGGFAVTERMLAMFKPKPKKAPVVTTENGGDA, from the coding sequence ATGAGTAGCACACCATTTGTAGCGATTTTCACTGTATTTGTACTCGCTATTTTTGTCGGATATTACGTCGTTTGGGGCGTTACGCCTGCATTACACACACCATTGATGGCCGTAACCAACGCCTTATCAAGTATTGTCATCGTCGGTGCGATGCTACAGACGGTCACGATTGATGGCGCGATATTTACGCCAACCAGTTTGCTTGGTGCATTTGCGGTATTTTTAGCCAGTATTAATATTTTCGGTGGTTTTGCCGTGACTGAGCGTATGCTCGCGATGTTTAAACCAAAACCGAAAAAAGCACCAGTGGTAACGACTGAAAATGGAGGCGATGCATGA
- a CDS encoding Re/Si-specific NAD(P)(+) transhydrogenase subunit alpha → MKIGVISADIAQESRVALTPDAVKKLRKLGFEVVIQSGAGQAAYYADELYQAAGADIADSSAEVVNQSQIITTVNDLPATTTDSLKSGQIVIGMLDPYRNTQLDTYAAKGVTAFAMELLPRTLSRAQNMDVLSSQANLAGYKAVLLAANEYSRPFPMFMTSAGTVKPAKVVILGVGVAGLQAIATAKRLGAVVEASDLRPAAKEQVESLGGKWLDVPMSEDEAQKAKATGGYAWTPSEQYIKDQAAVVDKALSNADIVITTAQIPGRQAPRLVHQATLAKMKAGSVLIDMAAGTGGNVEGSVPDETITTANGVRIVGAANIPSMLAAQSSDLYANNLVNFITTLIASEETTEATDNAASNKLALNLDMEDEIQGALAVTHESQVRLAKR, encoded by the coding sequence ATGAAAATCGGTGTCATCAGTGCAGATATCGCACAAGAAAGCCGCGTAGCGCTAACCCCAGATGCAGTCAAAAAGCTGCGTAAGCTTGGGTTTGAAGTCGTCATCCAGTCAGGTGCAGGTCAAGCAGCTTATTATGCTGATGAGTTGTATCAGGCTGCTGGTGCCGATATTGCAGATAGTAGCGCTGAGGTAGTCAACCAGTCTCAAATTATTACCACGGTCAATGACTTACCTGCTACAACTACTGACAGCTTAAAATCTGGTCAGATTGTCATTGGTATGCTCGATCCTTACCGTAATACTCAGCTAGATACTTATGCTGCCAAAGGGGTAACGGCATTTGCCATGGAGCTATTGCCACGCACTTTATCACGTGCACAGAATATGGACGTCTTGTCATCGCAAGCCAACCTTGCCGGTTATAAAGCCGTATTGCTCGCGGCCAATGAGTATTCCCGTCCTTTCCCAATGTTTATGACTTCAGCTGGTACCGTTAAACCTGCCAAAGTTGTTATCTTAGGCGTAGGAGTTGCAGGTTTGCAAGCCATTGCTACTGCCAAGCGCTTAGGTGCAGTCGTTGAAGCCAGTGACTTACGTCCTGCAGCTAAAGAGCAAGTCGAATCCTTAGGCGGTAAATGGCTTGATGTACCGATGAGTGAAGACGAAGCGCAAAAAGCTAAAGCAACTGGTGGCTATGCGTGGACACCCTCAGAGCAGTATATCAAAGACCAAGCAGCTGTGGTGGACAAAGCCTTAAGCAATGCCGATATCGTCATTACCACTGCGCAAATTCCTGGCCGTCAAGCACCGCGCTTGGTACATCAAGCGACCCTTGCGAAGATGAAGGCAGGCTCAGTGCTGATTGATATGGCTGCTGGAACGGGCGGTAACGTAGAAGGTAGTGTGCCAGATGAAACCATTACCACTGCCAATGGCGTGCGTATCGTCGGTGCGGCCAACATTCCATCGATGTTAGCGGCGCAGTCTTCAGATTTATATGCCAATAACCTTGTCAATTTTATCACGACCTTAATTGCCTCTGAAGAAACTACGGAAGCGACAGACAATGCTGCATCAAACAAGCTGGCACTGAACTTAGATATGGAAGATGAGATTCAGGGCGCACTGGCAGTGACGCATGAGAGTCAGGTTCGCCTTGCTAAACGCTAA
- the iscX gene encoding Fe-S cluster assembly protein IscX: MTPQKLKWTDSLDIAIELYEKFPETDPQYIRFTDLHRWVTELEGFDDDPQRSNEGILEAIQMNWIDEAD, translated from the coding sequence ATGACCCCGCAAAAATTAAAATGGACAGACAGCTTAGATATCGCTATTGAGCTTTATGAAAAATTCCCAGAGACTGATCCACAGTACATACGCTTTACTGATTTGCATCGCTGGGTGACCGAACTTGAAGGCTTTGATGATGACCCGCAACGCTCAAATGAAGGCATCTTAGAAGCCATTCAGATGAACTGGATTGATGAAGCCGACTAG
- a CDS encoding acyl-CoA thioesterase, whose amino-acid sequence MNMLIRFFIMASLLKQQLKKQSVSERLSVETLTAPTVRHYRILPHDMGFRDHLPNYRYLSFIELNVTRWLMACCHQKGIKPLNWVIAMQEMIYLKEIKFLAKMTVSSKLVGWDKKYVYFEHRFFVKSQLMGVGMTKFVLMDKKGKCTPDVLDMTGEQLTDVINSWNKHQVAVKSAQSADSTKV is encoded by the coding sequence ATGAACATGTTGATACGTTTTTTTATTATGGCCAGTTTGCTAAAACAGCAACTCAAAAAGCAGTCAGTCAGCGAGCGTCTTAGTGTGGAAACCTTGACCGCACCAACTGTCCGTCACTATCGAATATTACCGCATGACATGGGCTTTCGTGATCATCTGCCTAATTATCGCTATTTGTCTTTTATTGAGCTCAATGTTACCCGCTGGCTAATGGCGTGCTGCCATCAAAAAGGTATCAAACCTTTAAACTGGGTTATCGCCATGCAAGAGATGATTTACCTCAAAGAGATTAAGTTTTTAGCTAAGATGACTGTCAGTAGTAAGCTTGTTGGTTGGGATAAGAAGTATGTTTATTTCGAGCATCGCTTCTTTGTAAAAAGCCAGCTAATGGGGGTTGGTATGACTAAGTTTGTATTGATGGATAAAAAGGGCAAGTGCACGCCAGATGTATTGGATATGACAGGCGAGCAGCTGACCGATGTCATTAACTCGTGGAATAAGCATCAAGTGGCTGTCAAATCCGCTCAATCTGCTGATTCTACTAAAGTATGA
- the groL gene encoding chaperonin GroEL (60 kDa chaperone family; promotes refolding of misfolded polypeptides especially under stressful conditions; forms two stacked rings of heptamers to form a barrel-shaped 14mer; ends can be capped by GroES; misfolded proteins enter the barrel where they are refolded when GroES binds), which translates to MAKDVKFGIDARKQMMDGVNVLANAVRVTLGPKGRNVVIDKSFGAPTITKDGVSVAKEIELENKFENMGAQLVREVASRTNDVAGDGTTTATVLAQSILQEGMKSVAAGMNPMDLKRGIDKAVRAAVEQIHLLSTPADDSKAIAQVGSISANSDTKIGELIAQAMEKVGKQGVITVEEGSSFEDTLEVVEGMQFDRGYISPYFANKQDSLTAEFENPYILLVDKKISNIREIVPLLEQVMQQSKPLLIIAEDVENEALATLVVNNMRGGLKTCAVKAPGFGDRRKAMLEDIATLTGGTVISEEIGLSLETATLEQLGTAKKVTVGKENTVIVDGAGNKADIENRVESINRQIEESTSDYDKEKLQERVAKLAGGVAVIKVGAATETEMKEKKDRVDDALHATRAAVEEGVVPGGGVALVRAMNALSELRGDNDDQNAGINILRRAMEAPLRQIVTNSGEEASVVVNEVKSGSGNYGYNAASGEYGDMLDMGILDPAKVARSALENAASVAGLMLTTEVMITDLPQGDDGMAGMGAGGGMGGMGGMGGMM; encoded by the coding sequence ATGGCAAAAGACGTAAAATTCGGCATAGATGCCCGTAAACAAATGATGGACGGTGTAAACGTTCTAGCAAACGCAGTACGAGTGACATTAGGTCCTAAAGGTCGTAACGTGGTAATCGATAAGTCATTCGGCGCGCCTACCATCACCAAAGATGGTGTTTCGGTTGCTAAAGAAATCGAGCTTGAAAACAAGTTTGAAAATATGGGCGCACAATTGGTACGTGAAGTAGCTAGCCGCACAAACGATGTTGCTGGCGATGGTACGACTACTGCAACGGTATTGGCTCAGTCAATCTTGCAAGAAGGCATGAAATCAGTTGCTGCTGGCATGAACCCAATGGATCTGAAACGCGGTATCGATAAAGCCGTTCGTGCTGCTGTTGAGCAAATTCATTTACTATCTACTCCAGCTGATGATTCAAAAGCGATTGCCCAGGTTGGTTCTATCTCTGCCAACTCAGACACCAAAATTGGTGAGTTGATTGCGCAAGCGATGGAAAAAGTCGGTAAGCAAGGCGTTATCACGGTTGAAGAAGGTTCAAGCTTTGAAGATACCTTAGAAGTCGTAGAAGGTATGCAGTTTGACCGTGGTTATATCAGCCCATACTTTGCTAATAAGCAAGACAGCTTAACCGCTGAGTTTGAAAACCCATATATCTTGCTTGTTGACAAAAAAATCAGCAATATCCGTGAGATCGTGCCATTACTTGAGCAAGTCATGCAGCAGAGCAAACCGTTGCTAATCATTGCTGAAGACGTAGAAAACGAAGCATTAGCAACTCTAGTTGTGAACAACATGCGTGGCGGCTTAAAAACTTGTGCCGTTAAAGCACCAGGTTTTGGCGATCGTCGTAAAGCAATGCTAGAAGATATCGCAACGCTAACTGGCGGTACGGTTATCTCTGAAGAGATTGGTCTAAGTTTAGAAACTGCGACGCTAGAGCAACTTGGTACTGCTAAGAAAGTTACTGTCGGTAAAGAGAACACTGTCATCGTTGATGGCGCTGGTAACAAAGCAGATATCGAAAATCGTGTTGAGTCTATCAACCGTCAAATCGAAGAGTCTACTTCTGACTACGATAAAGAAAAGCTACAAGAGCGTGTTGCAAAACTGGCAGGCGGCGTAGCAGTTATTAAAGTAGGTGCTGCGACTGAAACTGAAATGAAAGAGAAAAAAGACCGTGTTGATGATGCGCTACATGCGACTCGTGCAGCGGTTGAAGAAGGCGTTGTCCCTGGCGGCGGTGTTGCATTAGTTCGTGCGATGAATGCATTGTCTGAGCTACGTGGCGATAACGACGACCAAAACGCGGGTATCAATATCTTACGTCGTGCAATGGAAGCACCATTACGTCAAATCGTGACCAACTCTGGTGAAGAAGCGTCAGTTGTGGTTAACGAAGTGAAGAGTGGTAGTGGTAACTACGGTTACAACGCTGCTTCTGGCGAATATGGCGACATGCTTGATATGGGTATTCTTGATCCAGCTAAAGTTGCTCGTTCAGCACTAGAAAACGCGGCATCTGTTGCCGGTCTAATGCTCACGACCGAAGTCATGATTACTGATTTACCGCAAGGTGATGATGGTATGGCTGGCATGGGTGCTGGCGGTGGAATGGGCGGTATGGGTGGAATGGGCGGCATGATGTAA
- a CDS encoding co-chaperone GroES, which produces MNIRPLHDRIVVRRIEEETKTAGGILLPGSAQEKPSQGEVLATGNGQIRDNGETRALDVKAGDKVLFGQYAGQTVKVDGEELLIMKESDVLGVLEG; this is translated from the coding sequence ATGAACATTCGTCCTTTACATGACCGTATCGTCGTCCGCCGCATAGAAGAAGAAACAAAAACTGCTGGCGGTATTTTATTGCCTGGTTCAGCACAAGAGAAACCATCACAAGGTGAAGTGCTAGCAACTGGTAACGGTCAGATTCGTGACAACGGTGAAACTCGCGCGTTAGATGTGAAAGCTGGCGACAAAGTTTTGTTCGGTCAATATGCTGGTCAAACTGTAAAAGTTGACGGCGAAGAACTACTTATTATGAAAGAATCTGATGTATTGGGTGTGTTAGAAGGCTAG
- a CDS encoding GyrI-like domain-containing protein, translating to MTSQIKELPEAIVCKGISVRTTNNAEISHDTAKLGRLWQKFYQNHVEHLSKGEDIYGVFHNYESDDLVGAFDVVASWKVKSEPVEGQDSDEDSNEDSNVLSAANILSAAHSSDVVTATIPAGKYMVFTEEGRMPNTVMNAWEKAWTYFNDPSSEHTRTYNVDFEHYIGGNLEYGQVDLYIGIE from the coding sequence ATGACTTCACAAATCAAAGAGCTACCCGAAGCGATAGTTTGTAAAGGTATCAGTGTTCGTACCACGAACAACGCAGAAATTAGCCATGATACTGCCAAATTGGGTAGATTGTGGCAAAAGTTTTATCAAAACCATGTGGAGCATCTCTCTAAAGGTGAGGATATTTATGGTGTCTTTCATAACTATGAGAGCGATGATTTAGTAGGCGCTTTCGATGTAGTAGCGAGCTGGAAGGTAAAAAGCGAGCCAGTAGAAGGGCAGGATAGTGACGAAGACAGTAATGAAGACAGCAACGTTCTTAGTGCTGCAAACATCCTTAGCGCTGCTCATTCTAGCGATGTCGTAACAGCCACTATTCCTGCTGGTAAATATATGGTGTTTACCGAAGAAGGTAGAATGCCTAATACGGTGATGAATGCTTGGGAGAAGGCTTGGACATATTTTAATGACCCAAGCTCTGAGCATACACGCACTTATAATGTTGATTTTGAGCATTATATTGGTGGTAATTTAGAGTATGGACAAGTAGATCTATATATTGGTATTGAGTAG
- the yaaA gene encoding peroxide stress protein YaaA produces the protein MYFVLSPAKSLNEKDDIPVNLGNHYSQPELIEHSQELIKILKSKEPIDLQELMSISDDLAQLNAERNQQWSWSKNKPFNDQNAKPAGYLFDGDVYTGLDMYNMDKETAIYVNEHLGILSGLYGVLKPLDLIQPYRLEMGTKLKNERGDNLYEFWGEEVTDTINKQMADSDDKVLINLASNEYFKSVKKKALNAEIITPRFEDEKNGQYKVISFYAKKARGLMVKYAADNKLTKAEQLKNFDLAGYYYVDELSDDKTWTFRRDEVDA, from the coding sequence ATGTATTTTGTACTCTCCCCTGCCAAGTCTTTGAATGAAAAAGATGATATTCCCGTAAACCTAGGCAATCATTACAGTCAGCCTGAGCTTATAGAACATTCGCAAGAGTTGATTAAAATACTAAAATCGAAAGAACCGATTGATTTGCAAGAACTGATGAGCATCTCTGACGATTTGGCCCAGCTCAATGCTGAGCGCAATCAACAATGGAGCTGGAGCAAAAATAAGCCATTTAATGATCAAAATGCAAAACCAGCAGGTTATTTGTTCGATGGAGATGTCTATACGGGTCTCGATATGTATAACATGGATAAAGAAACGGCTATTTACGTCAATGAGCATTTAGGTATTTTGTCAGGTCTCTATGGCGTATTAAAACCACTAGATTTGATTCAGCCGTATCGTTTAGAGATGGGCACTAAGCTGAAAAATGAGCGCGGTGATAACCTATATGAATTTTGGGGCGAGGAAGTGACTGACACTATCAACAAGCAAATGGCTGATAGCGATGACAAGGTATTAATTAATTTGGCTTCTAATGAATATTTTAAATCTGTAAAAAAGAAAGCGTTGAATGCTGAAATCATCACGCCACGATTTGAAGATGAAAAAAACGGTCAATATAAGGTAATTAGCTTTTACGCCAAAAAAGCCCGTGGATTGATGGTGAAGTATGCTGCTGACAATAAATTGACCAAGGCTGAGCAATTAAAGAATTTTGACTTGGCAGGATATTATTATGTCGATGAGCTGTCTGATGATAAGACGTGGACTTTTCGACGGGATGAGGTGGATGCGTAA
- a CDS encoding DUF3108 domain-containing protein, which produces MSFLSTHKKLATTDSTNIKRNKSKFLAALTTGASIAAIGALSMTAPTLASAKTVQPSNADYSFTVEDKYKGTANRTLSKSGDTWKYNVKARVAGVASASQNSAFTINGNNVSPTQASTTYKLLGIGRTHKLDFNPSSKKVASNYKGKTTTMNMAQQAFDDLSLEVQIRQDLLNGKFSGNYYMAKKDKVEKTPFKKSGNTKITVPAGTFDTVRVDRVHDDNSRSTSFWLAPSLDYLPVKVSQINDGKKMDLELTKVN; this is translated from the coding sequence ATGAGTTTTTTATCAACACATAAAAAATTAGCAACCACTGATTCTACTAACATCAAACGCAATAAATCTAAGTTTTTAGCGGCCTTAACCACAGGTGCTAGTATTGCTGCTATTGGAGCTTTAAGTATGACTGCACCTACCCTTGCCAGCGCAAAAACCGTTCAGCCATCAAATGCTGATTATAGCTTTACGGTTGAAGATAAGTATAAAGGTACAGCAAATCGTACATTGAGCAAATCTGGCGATACTTGGAAGTACAATGTAAAAGCTCGCGTGGCCGGTGTTGCTAGCGCCTCACAAAATAGCGCGTTCACAATTAATGGTAATAACGTTAGCCCAACTCAGGCCAGTACGACTTACAAGCTCCTAGGTATCGGCCGTACGCACAAGCTAGATTTTAATCCAAGTAGCAAAAAGGTCGCTAGTAATTATAAAGGTAAGACAACAACCATGAATATGGCGCAGCAAGCCTTTGATGATCTGAGCTTAGAAGTGCAAATTCGCCAAGATTTATTGAATGGTAAATTCTCTGGCAACTATTACATGGCAAAAAAAGACAAGGTTGAAAAGACACCATTTAAGAAATCTGGCAATACTAAAATCACTGTACCAGCAGGCACTTTTGATACTGTCCGTGTCGATCGTGTCCATGATGACAATAGTCGCTCGACCAGTTTTTGGTTAGCGCCAAGCTTAGATTACTTACCAGTAAAAGTGAGCCAAATTAACGATGGTAAGAAAATGGACTTAGAATTGACTAAGGTTAATTAA
- a CDS encoding NAD(P)(+) transhydrogenase (Re/Si-specific) subunit beta produces MISANADWFYLIGAILFVLTLRGLSSPKTAIRGNRFGMVAMAIAVATTFFLAEGPVLWLIIGAMILGALVGMWKAKTVAMTQMPETVALMHSFVGLAAVAIALATVLHTEQQHGAVARVELFIGCFIGAITFSASVFAFGKLAAKSWAKTLVGGWVKPVQALLFIAMIGFGGVYFVTDSLPAFYAMAVIAVIFGWMWIAPIGGGDMPVVVSLLNSFSGWAAAGIGFTLGNSMLIIAGSLVGSSGAILSYIMCKAMNRSLLNVLFGGMGTAAVAAGGDDGAPKNYKAGSAEDAGFLMANASSVVIVPGYGMAQGRAQNAVKELYELLKEEGVNVRFAIHPVAGRMPGHMNVLLAEADVPYDDILEMDEINSDFASTDVVLVIGANDVVNPSAKDDPSSPIFGMPILEVTKAQTIMVIKRSMSTGYAGLDNSLFYMDKTMMIFGDAKKMVEEMVRSINGAGH; encoded by the coding sequence ATGATTTCTGCGAATGCTGACTGGTTCTATCTAATCGGTGCCATTCTTTTCGTTTTAACCCTTCGAGGTTTATCTAGCCCAAAGACCGCTATTCGCGGTAACCGCTTTGGTATGGTTGCGATGGCAATTGCAGTAGCAACGACATTCTTCTTAGCAGAAGGCCCGGTGCTGTGGTTGATTATTGGTGCGATGATTTTAGGTGCACTTGTCGGCATGTGGAAGGCAAAAACGGTTGCGATGACCCAAATGCCAGAAACGGTCGCTTTAATGCACTCATTTGTCGGTTTGGCAGCGGTAGCGATTGCGTTGGCAACGGTACTGCATACTGAACAACAGCATGGTGCGGTTGCTCGTGTCGAATTATTCATCGGTTGTTTCATCGGTGCGATTACTTTTTCTGCCTCGGTCTTTGCTTTTGGTAAATTGGCGGCAAAGAGTTGGGCGAAGACCTTGGTTGGCGGCTGGGTTAAACCTGTCCAAGCGCTATTGTTCATTGCGATGATTGGTTTCGGTGGGGTGTATTTCGTTACTGATTCATTACCCGCTTTTTATGCGATGGCAGTGATTGCAGTCATCTTTGGTTGGATGTGGATTGCCCCAATCGGTGGCGGTGATATGCCAGTAGTTGTATCACTATTGAACTCATTCTCAGGTTGGGCAGCAGCAGGTATTGGTTTTACCCTTGGCAACTCAATGTTGATTATCGCAGGTTCGCTAGTCGGTTCATCAGGTGCGATTTTATCTTATATCATGTGTAAAGCCATGAACCGCTCATTACTCAACGTTCTATTCGGCGGTATGGGTACGGCAGCAGTGGCGGCAGGCGGTGATGATGGCGCGCCAAAGAACTATAAAGCGGGTTCAGCAGAAGATGCTGGTTTCTTAATGGCCAACGCAAGTAGTGTCGTTATTGTACCGGGTTATGGTATGGCGCAAGGTCGTGCACAGAATGCGGTCAAAGAGTTATATGAGCTGCTAAAAGAAGAAGGCGTTAACGTTCGTTTTGCCATCCATCCAGTTGCTGGTCGTATGCCAGGACACATGAACGTCCTATTGGCGGAAGCGGATGTACCTTATGATGATATCCTTGAGATGGATGAGATTAATTCAGACTTTGCTAGTACTGACGTGGTCTTGGTCATCGGTGCAAACGACGTGGTAAACCCCTCTGCGAAAGATGATCCATCGTCGCCAATTTTCGGTATGCCTATCCTAGAAGTCACCAAAGCCCAAACGATTATGGTCATCAAGCGTTCGATGAGTACCGGTTACGCTGGCCTCGACAACAGCTTGTTTTATATGGACAAAACCATGATGATCTTTGGCGATGCGAAGAAGATGGTAGAAGAGATGGTACGTAGTATTAACGGCGCAGGTCATTAA
- the wrbA gene encoding NAD(P)H:quinone oxidoreductase yields the protein MSQANPYILVLYYSNHGTTKTLAYAIAQGIEEAGMTARIRTVPTVAPETTASKPAIPDEGDLYCTMDDLKDCMGLALGSPTHFGNMAAPMKYFWDNTVTVWLAGNLQNKPASVFTATGSMHGGQETTLLTMMLPLIHHGMMIMGVPYAEPALNRTHRGGTPYGASHVSGALHDQPVSDDERELGIAQGRRLAISATALAQANWNR from the coding sequence ATGAGTCAAGCCAACCCATATATTTTGGTGCTCTATTACTCTAACCATGGTACGACTAAGACATTAGCATATGCTATCGCTCAAGGTATTGAAGAGGCTGGCATGACGGCACGTATTCGTACGGTGCCGACAGTTGCGCCTGAGACGACAGCAAGTAAGCCTGCTATTCCTGATGAAGGCGATCTTTATTGCACGATGGATGACTTAAAAGACTGTATGGGTCTTGCGCTCGGTAGTCCGACTCACTTTGGTAATATGGCCGCGCCCATGAAGTATTTTTGGGATAATACCGTTACTGTTTGGTTGGCTGGCAATCTACAAAACAAACCAGCTTCAGTATTTACGGCGACGGGCTCAATGCACGGCGGTCAAGAAACGACCTTACTTACCATGATGTTGCCATTAATTCATCACGGTATGATGATTATGGGTGTGCCATATGCAGAGCCAGCGTTGAACCGTACTCATCGTGGCGGCACACCTTATGGTGCAAGTCACGTCAGCGGTGCGTTACATGATCAACCTGTCTCTGATGATGAGCGCGAATTGGGTATCGCTCAAGGCCGTCGTCTGGCTATTAGTGCAACCGCATTAGCACAAGCCAACTGGAATCGCTAA